The following coding sequences are from one Prochlorococcus sp. MIT 0604 window:
- a CDS encoding ABC transporter permease, whose amino-acid sequence MNLRKYLKVYKKFLHTSLASELEYKTNILVDLITAILSLIGSIFLLSIFFQNNGYIGGWKFEQALIIQAIYTILNGITNTWFNPNLTEIVKHIREGTLDFVLLKPIDSQFFISLKKINPSGFLEIMLGFFLLFFCIRINQIILNLSFLTLSLITISCSICILYSLWFFISTTTIWFVKTWNALEVLRSFLYIGRFPLNSFSFSLRIFFSIFIPIAFITTIPSEVFLGLSQLWKILLEVIVAAVFLITSRKFWLFALKFYTSASS is encoded by the coding sequence ATGAATTTAAGAAAATATCTAAAAGTTTATAAAAAATTCTTACATACTTCTTTAGCTTCTGAATTGGAGTATAAGACAAATATATTAGTTGATTTAATTACGGCAATTTTAAGTTTAATAGGGAGTATTTTTCTATTATCTATTTTCTTTCAAAATAATGGATATATTGGTGGTTGGAAATTTGAGCAGGCACTAATAATTCAAGCTATTTATACAATTTTGAATGGAATAACAAATACATGGTTCAATCCTAATCTTACAGAAATAGTTAAACATATAAGAGAAGGAACATTAGACTTCGTACTTTTAAAACCTATTGATTCTCAATTTTTTATTTCATTAAAAAAAATAAATCCATCTGGATTTTTAGAAATAATGCTTGGATTTTTCTTGTTATTCTTCTGCATAAGAATAAATCAAATAATTTTAAATTTAAGTTTTCTGACCCTATCCTTGATTACGATAAGCTGCTCGATTTGTATTTTATATAGCCTATGGTTTTTTATCTCTACTACTACTATTTGGTTTGTTAAAACTTGGAATGCATTAGAAGTATTAAGATCATTCCTTTATATTGGAAGATTTCCTCTAAATTCATTTTCATTTTCTTTAAGAATTTTTTTTAGTATTTTCATTCCTATTGCTTTTATAACTACAATTCCTTCTGAAGTTTTTCTAGGACTTTCTCAATTGTGGAAAATATTGCTTGAAGTTATTGTTGCAGCAGTATTTCTTATAACTTCAAGAAAGTTTTGGTTATTTGCATTAAAATTTTATACATCAGCATCTAGCTAA
- a CDS encoding sulfite exporter TauE/SafE family protein codes for MPYLSAILFGSVDHFIFESIYIFLISFFSNTFSAISGGGAGLLQLPALILSGIPYYQALASHKLATVALGIGGSLRNYKSLGNDISIARQILMFGLPGVILGSSTVEYISEKYLYLILGIISIILAFYSLLKPDLGISSGNNKLNLVHKIRFFIFIFLIGILNGSISSGTGLLVTILLIKTFEMDFLRAISLTFFTVGVFWNFIGAVFLTRIGSVPSNILVALIIGSFTGGYFGAHLSKLNGNILIKKTFITVCILVGISLLIKSIKSFL; via the coding sequence ATGCCTTATCTATCAGCAATATTATTCGGAAGTGTTGATCATTTTATATTTGAAAGTATTTATATTTTTTTGATATCCTTTTTTTCTAACACTTTTTCAGCGATTTCTGGAGGAGGAGCAGGATTATTACAATTGCCAGCATTGATTTTATCTGGTATTCCTTATTATCAGGCTCTGGCTAGTCATAAATTAGCAACAGTAGCATTAGGAATAGGGGGTTCGTTAAGAAATTACAAATCTTTAGGTAATGACATAAGTATTGCTCGGCAAATTTTGATGTTTGGATTGCCAGGAGTAATTTTAGGGTCTTCTACAGTTGAATATATATCAGAAAAGTATTTGTACTTAATTTTAGGAATAATTTCAATAATATTAGCTTTTTACTCATTACTCAAACCAGATTTAGGTATATCGTCTGGTAATAATAAGCTTAATTTAGTTCATAAAATTAGATTTTTTATTTTTATTTTTCTTATAGGTATATTAAATGGTTCTATTTCTTCAGGAACAGGATTGCTTGTGACAATACTTTTAATAAAAACTTTTGAAATGGATTTTCTTCGCGCTATAAGTTTGACATTTTTCACTGTTGGGGTTTTTTGGAATTTTATAGGAGCAGTTTTCTTGACAAGAATAGGGTCGGTTCCATCAAATATATTGGTAGCATTAATAATTGGTTCTTTTACCGGAGGATATTTCGGGGCTCACCTATCAAAATTAAATGGAAACATTCTAATTAAAAAAACTTTTATAACAGTTTGCATTTTGGTTGGTATAAGCTTATTGATTAAATCCATAAAAAGTTTTTTATAA
- a CDS encoding HNH endonuclease has translation MHRQDAIYLDQFCPKISIKNWRDSLNKLTKYKCIYCGKPSESLDHLHPMSKGGTSITSNCVPCCLSCNGKKSDSEVLGWYRKQNFYDPRRAMAIRAWINDDLKLASVLLNYLN, from the coding sequence ATGCATAGACAAGATGCAATTTACCTTGATCAGTTTTGTCCAAAAATAAGTATTAAAAATTGGAGAGATTCACTTAATAAACTTACTAAGTATAAATGTATCTATTGCGGTAAACCATCAGAATCACTTGATCACCTTCATCCAATGTCTAAAGGTGGTACGAGCATTACAAGTAATTGCGTCCCATGTTGTTTGTCATGTAATGGTAAGAAATCAGATTCAGAAGTTCTTGGTTGGTACAGAAAACAGAATTTTTATGATCCTCGAAGGGCTATGGCCATTCGCGCATGGATTAATGATGATTTAAAACTAGCGTCAGTTCTTTTGAACTACTTAAATTAA
- a CDS encoding phosphoribosyltransferase, producing MINYFTWSEFDKSVEQIANKCRFKEFTGIYGVPRGGLCLAVALSHKLKVELISKPIKNSLIVDDVYETGLTLTTFKDIEGAMFFVLFSKIKPTWWNTVFISKKSQWIVFPWENHSNSKSDREEYIKKRGLS from the coding sequence ATGATAAATTATTTTACTTGGAGCGAATTTGATAAAAGCGTGGAACAAATAGCTAATAAATGTAGGTTTAAGGAGTTTACTGGAATATATGGAGTTCCTCGTGGTGGATTATGTCTCGCTGTAGCACTAAGCCATAAATTAAAAGTTGAATTAATTTCAAAACCAATAAAAAATTCACTAATAGTAGATGATGTTTATGAAACTGGTCTAACATTAACGACCTTTAAGGATATTGAAGGAGCAATGTTTTTTGTATTATTTAGTAAAATCAAACCTACATGGTGGAATACAGTTTTTATATCAAAAAAAAGCCAATGGATTGTTTTCCCCTGGGAAAACCATTCAAATTCAAAAAGTGACCGCGAAGAGTACATCAAAAAAAGAGGTTTAAGTTGA
- a CDS encoding nucleoside 2-deoxyribosyltransferase has translation MRKKLYLANPYGFSKQTKTLLQEFVEIFDDLNVEVFEPFERAKPLTQKESEWAHDVARSNFNDLKECDCIFAIVNGNPPDEGVMIELGIAIALKKEIFLFRDDFRNCSDNNQYPLNLMLFLGLPKDNWEKYYFESLQDIKSNKKRFVEWAKN, from the coding sequence TTGAGAAAGAAATTATATTTAGCAAATCCATATGGATTCTCAAAACAAACTAAAACTCTCTTACAAGAATTTGTTGAAATCTTTGATGATTTAAATGTAGAAGTATTTGAACCTTTTGAGAGAGCAAAACCACTAACACAAAAAGAAAGTGAATGGGCACATGACGTTGCAAGAAGTAATTTCAATGATTTGAAAGAATGTGATTGTATTTTTGCGATTGTTAATGGAAATCCACCAGATGAAGGGGTAATGATTGAATTGGGTATAGCAATTGCTTTAAAAAAGGAAATCTTTTTATTCAGGGATGATTTTAGAAATTGTTCAGATAACAATCAATACCCATTAAATCTAATGTTATTTCTTGGACTGCCTAAAGATAACTGGGAAAAATATTATTTTGAATCATTACAAGATATAAAAAGCAATAAAAAAAGATTTGTGGAGTGGGCAAAAAATTAG
- the rpsU gene encoding 30S ribosomal protein S21, with translation MTQVTVGENEGIESALRRFKRQVSKSGIFADLKRLRHHETPIEKYKRKLQQRRKARRR, from the coding sequence TTGACACAAGTTACAGTAGGAGAGAACGAGGGAATTGAGTCTGCCCTTAGAAGATTTAAGAGACAAGTATCTAAGTCCGGGATCTTTGCAGATTTAAAAAGACTTAGGCATCACGAAACTCCTATTGAAAAATACAAAAGAAAATTGCAGCAGAGAAGAAAAGCAAGAAGAAGATAA
- a CDS encoding helix-hairpin-helix domain-containing protein, translating to MISKFLGKLKSILFKSAVSPETPLKKEKKVVKSAKTSKTKTKTKAKTKTKTVNSKKNIETLTTLSGVGAKSAKALYEAGFKTIDSVIAADEKDLLAVSGVGINLVKKLKKLK from the coding sequence ATGATTTCTAAATTTCTAGGCAAACTAAAATCAATTCTATTTAAAAGCGCAGTATCCCCTGAAACTCCTTTAAAGAAAGAAAAAAAAGTAGTAAAGTCTGCAAAAACCTCAAAAACAAAAACAAAAACCAAAGCTAAAACCAAAACCAAAACGGTTAACTCTAAGAAAAATATTGAAACTTTAACCACACTTTCAGGTGTTGGAGCTAAAAGCGCAAAAGCTTTGTATGAGGCTGGATTTAAAACAATAGATTCAGTTATTGCTGCTGATGAAAAAGATCTTCTGGCTGTATCAGGAGTTGGAATAAACCTTGTTAAGAAGCTTAAAAAGCTTAAATAG
- a CDS encoding uridine kinase, which produces MKLIFIGGPSGSGKTTLSNQIIKKNKNGIVLSTDNYYKTGLISKLISKFVEGFFDRSISFNNKLFKKDFDFIYKNGTSIYDRYYNFEKKTIQNTLNEKNNISFLIIEGIFAKEFSNSLDNKDYYFLEIKTKKNECMKRVVQRDIKERGKDKKQAENDFLKSWAIYYEKVNPNSIKNNTNKFIIEKNTDIEQILKKLFN; this is translated from the coding sequence ATGAAGCTTATATTTATAGGTGGACCTTCTGGAAGCGGTAAAACAACTTTATCAAATCAAATAATTAAAAAAAATAAAAATGGTATTGTTTTAAGTACCGACAATTACTATAAGACAGGGTTAATAAGTAAATTAATATCAAAATTTGTAGAAGGTTTTTTTGATAGAAGTATTAGTTTTAATAACAAACTATTCAAAAAAGATTTTGATTTTATTTATAAGAATGGAACTTCAATCTATGATCGATATTATAATTTCGAAAAGAAAACAATTCAAAACACCTTAAACGAAAAAAATAATATTAGTTTTTTAATTATTGAAGGTATTTTTGCCAAAGAATTCTCAAACAGCTTAGATAATAAAGACTATTATTTTTTAGAAATAAAAACTAAAAAAAATGAGTGCATGAAAAGAGTTGTCCAAAGAGATATAAAAGAAAGGGGGAAAGATAAAAAACAAGCTGAAAACGATTTCTTAAAATCTTGGGCAATCTATTACGAAAAAGTTAATCCTAATAGCATAAAAAATAATACAAATAAATTCATTATTGAAAAGAACACAGATATAGAGCAAATTCTGAAAAAATTATTTAATTAA
- a CDS encoding NAD(P)/FAD-dependent oxidoreductase, producing MKSNYTYDLLIIGGGISACVFASKYLKNNITKKIALIEIGRGLGGRSSTRISKRFKGWQLNHGSPNFNISNRKKNLLLKSYIDELLENKFIKIDDSDIFFLNEDSNLETKKKSEFSCGVNYHSLVSMSQLSQKIIESNHLKGKIDFYFETIVVDLKFNDKEWVLTSKNGDKFKSKYLICSTNLLLHKRALKILNINQIPLRKAIPLNYDEKIDSLLNFLEEQTFIPRLTFLIYTNENYRYKDFYPKKQRYFYLKNSLEKKYRFERIIFQLQDNNKLGIVIHSKNIEFINSYLNSKDEEVFKQKIITNFNKLFEDNSVVNKLTFDEKISIMKWRASQPSGIAVPLSLQVSRKCRIGFCGDWFEGDGFGRIEGSILSALILEKKINDLIK from the coding sequence ATGAAAAGTAACTATACATATGACTTATTAATAATTGGTGGAGGAATATCTGCGTGCGTTTTCGCTTCTAAGTATCTTAAAAATAATATTACAAAAAAAATTGCATTAATTGAGATAGGTCGAGGACTTGGAGGGAGATCAAGTACAAGAATAAGCAAAAGATTTAAAGGATGGCAATTAAACCATGGTTCTCCAAATTTTAATATCTCTAACAGAAAAAAAAATCTTCTATTAAAAAGTTATATTGATGAATTATTGGAAAATAAATTTATTAAAATTGATGACTCAGATATATTTTTTCTAAATGAAGATTCTAATTTAGAAACCAAAAAGAAATCAGAATTTTCTTGTGGTGTTAATTATCATTCTTTAGTTTCTATGAGTCAATTATCGCAAAAGATAATTGAGTCTAATCATTTAAAGGGGAAAATTGATTTTTACTTTGAGACCATAGTAGTTGATTTGAAGTTTAATGATAAGGAATGGGTACTAACATCAAAAAATGGCGATAAATTCAAGTCTAAATATCTTATTTGTTCAACTAATTTGTTGTTACATAAAAGGGCATTGAAAATTTTAAACATAAATCAAATTCCATTAAGAAAGGCTATTCCTTTAAATTATGATGAAAAAATAGATTCATTATTAAACTTTTTAGAAGAACAAACATTTATTCCTAGGTTAACTTTTTTAATTTATACAAATGAAAATTATAGATATAAAGATTTTTATCCAAAAAAACAAAGGTATTTTTATTTGAAAAATAGTTTAGAGAAAAAATATAGATTTGAAAGAATTATTTTTCAGCTGCAAGATAATAATAAATTAGGTATTGTAATACATTCAAAAAATATAGAGTTCATTAATTCTTATTTAAATTCAAAAGATGAAGAAGTTTTTAAACAAAAAATAATTACAAATTTCAATAAACTGTTTGAAGATAATTCTGTAGTAAATAAATTAACTTTTGATGAAAAAATCTCTATTATGAAATGGAGAGCTTCACAACCTTCAGGCATTGCCGTCCCATTATCTTTACAAGTTAGTAGAAAATGTAGAATTGGATTTTGCGGAGACTGGTTTGAGGGAGATGGATTTGGCAGAATTGAAGGATCAATTTTAAGTGCTTTAATCTTAGAGAAAAAAATTAATGATTTAATTAAATAA
- a CDS encoding peptidase E, whose translation MHSKNIVAIGGGGFGRSLGSLQIEKYIISLINKKRPKICFIPTASGDSSLYKLNFYRAFSKLDCITSHIDFFSRTENLEDKVLSQDIIYVGGGNTKSMLAVWKEWNLHEILRNAYEKGIVMSGVSAGAICWFDKGITDSYAEELAIIDCLGIVEGIACPHFDEEKEREPYVNDVINREIIESCICIEGNCAIHVKNDSEYYSIDFGNGRNCFKVYKENDTLKREIL comes from the coding sequence ATGCATAGTAAAAATATAGTTGCAATAGGTGGTGGAGGGTTTGGACGATCTTTAGGCTCTCTTCAAATTGAAAAATATATAATTTCATTAATTAATAAAAAAAGACCAAAAATTTGCTTTATTCCAACTGCCTCTGGGGATAGTAGTTTGTACAAACTAAATTTTTATAGAGCATTTTCTAAACTTGATTGTATAACAAGTCATATTGATTTTTTCTCTAGAACAGAAAACCTTGAAGATAAAGTTTTAAGTCAAGATATTATTTATGTTGGAGGCGGAAATACAAAAAGTATGTTAGCTGTTTGGAAAGAATGGAATTTACATGAAATTTTGCGGAATGCCTATGAAAAAGGAATTGTGATGAGTGGTGTAAGTGCTGGAGCTATTTGTTGGTTTGATAAAGGTATAACTGATTCTTATGCTGAAGAATTAGCAATAATTGATTGCTTAGGAATAGTTGAGGGTATTGCCTGCCCTCATTTCGATGAAGAAAAAGAGAGGGAGCCTTATGTAAATGATGTTATAAATAGGGAAATTATTGAATCTTGTATTTGTATAGAGGGCAATTGTGCCATCCACGTCAAAAATGATAGTGAATATTACTCAATCGATTTTGGTAATGGTAGAAATTGTTTTAAAGTCTATAAGGAAAATGATACTTTAAAGAGAGAAATTCTATAG
- a CDS encoding GNAT family N-acetyltransferase, with amino-acid sequence MNLRQITTKDQLELKKVYFDSIQSLDEKIYSQEQKRAWSSQAWNNSNFDKSITKGQGWLISKQGVIIAFATRYPTDRIALFYCKGKYQRKGFGSKLLHKLEEEAKKEGLDSLSTEASLISYELFLKNKWKTIRKEIVIINNIFFERYKMTKNIKS; translated from the coding sequence ATGAATTTAAGACAAATTACCACTAAAGATCAACTGGAATTAAAGAAGGTTTATTTTGATTCAATTCAATCATTAGATGAAAAAATTTATAGTCAAGAACAAAAAAGGGCATGGTCAAGTCAAGCTTGGAATAATTCAAATTTTGATAAGTCAATAACTAAAGGGCAAGGTTGGCTTATAAGTAAACAGGGAGTTATTATTGCTTTTGCCACAAGATATCCCACAGATAGAATTGCTTTATTTTACTGTAAAGGGAAATACCAAAGAAAAGGCTTCGGTTCTAAGTTACTACATAAGTTAGAAGAAGAAGCTAAGAAAGAAGGTCTAGATTCACTTTCAACTGAAGCAAGCTTAATAAGTTATGAGTTATTTCTTAAAAATAAATGGAAAACAATACGTAAAGAAATCGTTATTATAAATAACATTTTTTTTGAAAGATATAAAATGACTAAAAATATAAAAAGTTAA
- a CDS encoding DUF3303 domain-containing protein, which produces MQLFLADCQFPDIDNQVKAYQLFVEAWENGEIAKSDKTDKFEMLFRVHAPGEGRVVCLCKANSDKEIFEHFAPWRAKFGIHMEFTPVISCQNIVDYHKDLFKTLG; this is translated from the coding sequence ATGCAATTATTTCTTGCTGATTGTCAATTCCCAGATATTGATAATCAAGTAAAAGCTTATCAATTATTTGTGGAGGCCTGGGAAAACGGTGAAATTGCAAAATCAGATAAAACAGACAAATTTGAGATGTTATTTAGAGTGCATGCTCCTGGAGAAGGTAGGGTAGTTTGTTTGTGTAAGGCAAATAGTGATAAGGAAATTTTTGAGCATTTTGCTCCATGGAGAGCAAAATTTGGCATTCATATGGAATTTACACCTGTAATCAGTTGTCAAAATATTGTTGATTACCATAAAGATTTGTTCAAAACTTTAGGTTAA
- a CDS encoding DCC1-like thiol-disulfide oxidoreductase family protein: MTSNYTFIYDGECPFCNHFAELLEIKSKINNIKILDGRKNLTLIKSLLEKGYDLDKGAILLKDEDIFHGADAINTICKKINNPSSSLLLLLSRVFKSNKRTNLIFPLLIRARRFALISKGISISLV, from the coding sequence ATGACTTCCAACTATACCTTTATTTATGATGGAGAATGCCCATTCTGCAATCATTTTGCTGAGCTACTTGAGATCAAAAGCAAGATAAATAATATTAAAATTCTTGATGGTCGTAAAAATTTAACTCTAATTAAATCCCTCCTAGAGAAAGGTTACGACCTAGATAAAGGAGCTATTCTCCTGAAAGATGAAGATATCTTTCATGGGGCAGATGCAATTAATACTATTTGCAAAAAAATAAATAATCCCTCAAGTAGTTTACTTTTGTTACTTTCTAGAGTATTTAAATCAAATAAACGAACAAATTTGATATTTCCTTTACTAATCAGAGCCAGAAGATTCGCATTGATATCAAAAGGTATATCAATATCCCTAGTTTAA
- the pepN gene encoding aminopeptidase N, whose translation MNKPKKQKGISRYVKLEDYKVFDYEIPEIFLDFVINKNAVNVTTKLKLVKKNKNTKNLILDGTDILIKKLFIDDSLLEKEYYKQQKNNLIIENINKDNFLLKIEGIIKPKENTSLLGMYESNGIITTQCEAEGFRRISFHSDRPDILSKYTVRIEADKNDYPVLLSNGNVVKENNLANNRHEIIWEDPYPKPSYLFALVAGKLNCVKDNFITKSNKKVKINIYVEYGDEKYVQHAISSLQKSMKWDEDKYNLEYDLSLFNIVAVRHFNMGAMENKSLNIFNSKLILANSETTTDEELERIEGVIAHEYFHNWTGNRVTCRDWFQLSLKEGLTVFRDQQFTADVHNSEIKRLDDAKFLRRNQFREDSGPTSHPVMPEKYQEIDNFYTTTIYEKGSEIIRMLNKLVKDENFYKGFSNYISTYDGKAATIDQFVDKILEHNKEIDPKKFKIWYKQNGTPKVQFKRIWDQTNEKLTIEASQTNPIKKNQYNDLPLIIPINLAIFCGENKTIEKTVVLKTKKQEFIFRNIRSHLQIPLVTYFREFSSPVEWESDTTFDEKFLILRYEKDFFTLSNTVKVFYKKIILCRLDEKPDHKIENKLISALISFIKNKDINLSLLSELLSIPTFAEIESEMENLDPLKIYKTIDELNHLFGTKLKEELYFKLKEIEKNLDKVWPKGKNERKLIETIWKLLLHSDDEEIKRKIIFYVDSNSMTLAKAALNSFSRINCPERKIISNIFFNKWKNNSVVLDSWFSFNASIEIDEKTSSIEKLFENKYFDSKSPNTLRAILNTFVTRNSTFHAMDGSGYKYIAKKIIEFDKLNPIVISRFVKVFSRYDYYSDPYKSNMLETIKQIKKKKLSTNTKEVLDAILD comes from the coding sequence ATGAACAAACCAAAAAAACAAAAAGGTATTTCAAGATATGTAAAACTTGAAGATTACAAAGTTTTTGATTATGAAATTCCAGAAATCTTTTTGGATTTCGTAATAAATAAAAATGCTGTTAATGTTACGACGAAATTAAAATTGGTAAAAAAAAATAAGAATACCAAAAATCTTATCCTTGATGGTACGGATATATTAATAAAAAAATTATTTATAGATGACTCACTACTAGAAAAGGAATACTACAAACAGCAAAAAAATAACTTAATAATTGAAAATATAAACAAAGATAATTTTTTACTAAAAATAGAAGGAATAATTAAACCAAAGGAAAATACATCCCTTTTAGGAATGTATGAGAGCAATGGAATTATAACTACGCAATGTGAGGCAGAGGGATTTAGAAGAATAAGTTTTCACTCTGATAGGCCTGATATTCTAAGCAAATACACCGTTAGAATTGAGGCAGACAAAAATGATTATCCTGTCTTACTTTCAAATGGTAACGTCGTAAAAGAAAATAATCTTGCAAATAATCGACATGAAATAATTTGGGAAGACCCATATCCGAAACCCTCATATCTATTTGCATTGGTAGCTGGAAAACTTAATTGTGTAAAAGACAATTTCATAACAAAATCAAATAAAAAAGTAAAAATAAATATTTATGTTGAGTATGGCGATGAAAAATATGTTCAACATGCAATAAGTTCATTACAGAAATCTATGAAATGGGACGAGGATAAATATAACCTTGAATACGATTTGTCATTGTTCAATATTGTTGCAGTTAGGCACTTTAATATGGGAGCAATGGAAAATAAAAGTCTCAATATTTTCAATTCAAAACTAATACTCGCGAATTCTGAAACGACAACTGATGAGGAATTAGAAAGAATAGAGGGTGTGATCGCCCATGAATATTTCCATAATTGGACGGGTAATAGAGTGACTTGTAGGGATTGGTTTCAATTATCTTTAAAAGAGGGTTTAACAGTATTCAGAGATCAACAATTCACTGCAGACGTTCATAATAGTGAAATAAAGAGACTTGATGATGCAAAATTTCTTAGAAGAAATCAATTTAGAGAGGATTCTGGGCCAACATCGCATCCTGTAATGCCAGAAAAATATCAAGAAATAGACAATTTCTATACGACCACGATTTATGAAAAAGGATCAGAAATAATTAGAATGCTTAACAAGCTTGTAAAAGATGAAAATTTCTATAAAGGATTTAGTAATTACATCTCAACATATGATGGAAAGGCAGCAACAATAGACCAATTTGTCGATAAAATTTTAGAGCACAATAAGGAAATCGATCCTAAAAAGTTTAAAATCTGGTACAAGCAAAATGGGACACCAAAAGTTCAATTCAAGAGAATCTGGGATCAAACAAATGAAAAACTTACAATTGAAGCCTCTCAAACTAATCCAATAAAGAAGAACCAATATAATGATTTACCTCTAATAATACCTATAAATCTGGCTATATTTTGCGGTGAGAATAAAACGATAGAAAAAACAGTTGTTTTAAAAACAAAAAAACAAGAATTTATTTTTAGGAATATAAGATCTCACCTCCAAATTCCTTTAGTCACTTATTTTCGCGAATTCTCTTCACCTGTTGAGTGGGAATCAGACACTACCTTTGATGAAAAATTTTTAATCTTAAGATATGAAAAAGATTTTTTTACACTATCTAATACTGTAAAAGTATTTTATAAAAAAATAATTTTATGCAGATTAGATGAAAAACCAGATCATAAAATTGAAAATAAATTAATAAGCGCCTTAATATCATTTATAAAAAATAAAGATATTAATTTATCCCTTTTATCAGAATTACTTAGTATACCGACATTTGCTGAAATTGAATCAGAAATGGAAAATTTAGACCCTTTAAAGATATATAAAACTATTGACGAATTAAATCATTTATTCGGGACTAAATTAAAAGAAGAATTATATTTTAAGCTTAAAGAAATAGAGAAAAATCTAGATAAAGTTTGGCCAAAAGGTAAAAACGAGAGAAAACTAATCGAAACTATTTGGAAACTACTCTTGCACAGTGATGATGAGGAAATTAAAAGAAAAATAATTTTTTATGTAGATAGTAATTCGATGACGCTAGCAAAAGCTGCATTGAATTCTTTCAGTAGGATTAATTGTCCAGAAAGAAAAATTATTTCAAATATATTCTTTAATAAATGGAAAAATAATAGTGTCGTTTTGGATAGTTGGTTCTCATTCAATGCATCTATAGAAATTGATGAAAAAACAAGCAGCATTGAAAAATTATTTGAAAATAAGTATTTTGATTCAAAATCACCAAACACTCTAAGAGCTATATTAAATACTTTCGTAACAAGAAATAGTACTTTTCATGCAATGGATGGTTCTGGTTATAAATATATTGCAAAGAAGATAATTGAATTTGATAAATTAAATCCAATCGTAATTTCCCGTTTTGTGAAAGTATTTAGTAGATACGATTATTATTCAGACCCTTATAAAAGTAATATGTTAGAAACAATAAAGCAGATTAAAAAAAAGAAACTATCAACAAATACTAAAGAAGTATTAGATGCAATACTAGATTGA